The genomic region CGGTACAGCCGCGGCACGGTTTCGGTGTTGTGGTTCAGGATCTCGGGCTGGGCGTCGAGCACGATGCGCAGCGCCTCTTCGATCCCCTGGAAATCCGGGATCAGCACCTCCACCCGGCACCCCGGTGCTTGCCGCCGGATCTCGCGGATGGTTTCGGCGAAAACCTTCGCCCCGCCGATGTTGTCGTCGTCGCGGTTCACGCTGGTGACGACCGCATGCTTCAGCCCCAGCCGCGCCACCGCCTCCGCCACCCGCCGCGGCTCGTCCCAGTCGATCGGCCCCGGCTTGCCCTTGGGCACCGCGCAGAACCCGCACCGCCGGGTGCAGATGTCCCCCAGCAGCATGAAGGTGGCGGTTTTGTGGTTCCAGCACTCGCCGATATTCGGACACTGCGCCGACTCGCAGACCGTATGCAGTCCAAGGGTCCGCGCCAGCGTTTTCAGGTTGCGATAGTTCTCGCCCAGTGGCGCGGGGGCTTTGATCCAGTGCGGCTTGGGTGTGCGCTTCGGCGGTACCGGCTGGATCTGCACGAGTTCGACCATAGATGCCATCGGGAACGCTCTATTGTACGATGCCCCGCTACCGGCCTTCGATTCAAACCTGATTCGCTTGCGACCTGCGACTCACGACTTGCGACTCCTGCCCACGACCCACGACTCACGAC from Terriglobales bacterium harbors:
- a CDS encoding lipoyl synthase; its protein translation is MASMVELVQIQPVPPKRTPKPHWIKAPAPLGENYRNLKTLARTLGLHTVCESAQCPNIGECWNHKTATFMLLGDICTRRCGFCAVPKGKPGPIDWDEPRRVAEAVARLGLKHAVVTSVNRDDDNIGGAKVFAETIREIRRQAPGCRVEVLIPDFQGIEEALRIVLDAQPEILNHNTETVPRLYR